A genomic segment from Spinacia oleracea cultivar Varoflay chromosome 3, BTI_SOV_V1, whole genome shotgun sequence encodes:
- the LOC110782423 gene encoding mitochondrial metalloendopeptidase OMA1 — MASWNRQSRFVYNTFKSFSSKLLPKSPIQSPSPRLNSSSSSLFYNQFKPSRLFGSPSISGNFNGFKQNQTSSLFSGIITRRNYYVDSNQIQHFKPRGFKSWFQNPRHMFIVVVVGSGVVITVYFGNCEIVPYTKRKHLVLLSKSIERSIGESEFEKMKKEMKGKILPAIHPDSVKIRLISKDIIQSLERGISHEQVWSDPGYAVEGGSSHNEVDGGETLRAFTEVEEENGVENWRKGEEMLDDTWVKDSRKKGEENKAKAYTDHLEGMNWEVLVVDEPVVNAFCLPGGKIVVYTGLLRHFQSDVEVATIIGHEVGHAVARHTAEQITKNLWMAILQLILYQFIAPDFANAMSNLLLRLPFSRKMEIEADYIGLLLMASAGYDPRVAPQVYEKLGKISGASGGLEDYLSTHPSGKTRAQLLARAHIMEEAINMYREASGGRAVEGFL; from the exons ATGGCATCATGGAACAGACAATCAAGGTTTGTTTACAACACTTTTAAAAGCTTCAGCTCCAAGTTATTACCTAAATCCCCAATTCAATCCCCTTCCCCAAGGCTTAATTCAAGTTCATCTTCTTTGTTTTACAATCAATTTAAGCCTTCTAGGTTATTTGGGTCACCTTCAATTTCTGGGAATTTTAATGGGTTTAAGCAGAATCAAACCAGCAGCTTGTTTTCTGGTATTATTACTAGGAGAAATTACTATGTTGATAGTAACCAAATTCAACACTTTAAACCAAGAGGTTTTAAATCATGGTTTCAGAACCCTAGACATATGTTCATTGTAGTTGTGGTTGGTTCTGGTGTTGTGATTACTGTTTATTTTGGCAATTGTGAAATTGTGCCCTATACAAAGAGGAAACATTTAGTACTTCTGTCAAAATCCATTGAAAGGAGTATAGGAGAATCCGAATTCGAGAAGATGAAGAAAGAAATGAAAGGGAAAATATTGCCTGCAATTCACCCTGATAGTGTAAAGATTAGGTTGATTTCTAAGGACATTATTCAATCACTTGAAAGAGGGATAAGCCATGAACAAGTGTGGAGTGATCCAGGTTATGCCGTTGAAGGCGGTAGCAGCCATAACGAGGTTGATGGAGGTGAAACTTTGAGAGCTTTTACTGAGGTCGAAGAAGAGAACGGGGTTGAGAATTGGCGTAAAGGGGAAGAGATGCTTGATGATACATGGGTTAAAGATAGTAGGAAAAAGGGGGAGGAAAATAAGGCTAAGGCTTATACTGATCATTTGGAAGGGATGAATTGGGAAGTTTTGGTTGTTGATGAACCAGTTGTGAATGCCTTTTGTTTGCCAGGTGGGAAGATTGTTGTTTACACTGGATTGCTTAGGCATTTTCAATCAGATGTTGAAGTTGCTACAATTATTGGGCATGAG GTTGGGCATGCTGTGGCTCGGCATACTGCAGAACAGATTACAAAGAACTTGTGGATGGCAATCTTACAACTGATCCTTTATCAGTTCATCGCGCCTGATTTTGCCAATGCAATGTCGAATCTTCTCCTAAGGCTTCCTTTCTCCCGAAA GATGGAAATAGAAGCAGATTACATAGGACTACTATTGATGGCTTCAGCCGGATACGACCCACGAGTCGCACCTCAAGTATACGAGAAGCTAGGAAAGATATCCGGTGCATCCGGAGGACTTGAAGACTATCTTTCAACTCACCCGTCTGGGAAAACGAGAGCTCAGTTATTAGCTCGGGCTCATATTATGGAGGAAGCCATCAATATGTACCGTGAAGCTTCGGGCGGGCGGGCAGTTGAAGGGTTTCTGTAA
- the LOC110782280 gene encoding pentatricopeptide repeat-containing protein At5g66520 — translation MAEPKYTFFKTSISCLLSQCKNMKDLTKIHAQIIKSPKISESDRYFLTTRLLFFCAISEAGSLPYATKVFNNLEMSNLYVYNALIRAYASKSYSGQSINSCPSLNLYIKMLRNGITPDNLTFPFVLKECTRRVDGLIGMVVYSQIVKFGFNYDVYVQNCMISFLCECGFLGCAQKVFDKMPERDVVSWNSMIVGCLRNGGVDLALGMFRKMEKRSIYTWNSMITGFVQAGKPKIALELFQEMQLRSDDGVRPDKITIASVVSACASLGAIEYGDWVYDYLKKSGLQIDMVTETALIDMYGKCGRVDKAIETFRNMPKKDVLAWTAMISAYALHGYGKEALGLLNEMELKGMRPNHVTFVGLLSACAHAGLVEEGRWCFDIMTRVYSIEPCVYHFACMVDILSRAALFDEAEKLISGMPMEPDAYVWGALLGGCQMHKNVELGEKVALRLINLDPLNHALYINLCDIYAKAGRFDDVKKIRNFMQEKGIVKDMPGSSSIEVDGVVHEFSVRGSPELVMDELVWLLNGLKNEMKIGFQRNDLDVE, via the coding sequence ATGGCAGAACCCAAATATACATtcttcaaaacctcaatttcCTGCTTACTTAGCCAATGCAAGAACATGAAAGACCTTACAAAAATCCATGCCCAGATTATAAAATCCCCTAAAATTTCAGAATCAGACCGTTATTTCCTCACAACTCGCCTACTCTTCTTTTGCGCAATTTCAGAAGCAGGTTCTCTTCCTTATGCTACCAAAGTTTTCAACAATTTGGAAATGTCAAACCTTTATGTTTACAATGCGCTAATTAGAGCTTATGCTAGCAAATCATATTCTGGGCAGTCTATTAATTCTTGCCCCTCTTTAAATTTGTATATTAAAATGCTAAGAAATGGGATTACTCCTGATAATCTTACTTTCCCATTTGTGTTAAAGGAGTGTACTAGAAGGGTTGATGGATTAATTGGTATGGTTGTGTATTCCCAGATTGTGAAATTTGGGTTTAATTATGATGTATATGTTCAGAATTGTATGATTAGTTTTTTGTGTGAATGTGGGTTTCTGGGTTGTGCGCAGaaggtgtttgataaaatgCCTGAGAGGGATGTTGTTTCTTGGAATTCGATGATTGTTGGGTGTTTGAGAAATGGGGGGGTTGATTTAGCATTGGGTATGTTTAGGAAGATGGAGAAGCGGAGTATTTACACTTGGAATTCTATGATAACAGGTTTTGTTCAAGCTGGTAAACCAAAGATTGCTTTGGAGTTGTTTCAGGAAATGCAACTAAGGAGTGATGATGGAGTTAGGCCTGATAAGATAACAATTGCTAGTGTTGTTTCTGCTTGTGCATCTCTTGGCGCAATTGAGTATGGAGATTGGGTATATGATTACCTCAAGAAGAGTGGGTTGCAGATTGATATGGTGACTGAAACAGCATTAATTGACATGTATGGTAAATGTGGACGCGTTGATAAAGCAATTGAAACGTTTAGAAATATGCCAAAAAAGGATGTTTTGGCTTGGACTGCCATGATCTCGGCTTATGCTCTTCATGGGTATGGAAAAGAAGCTTTGGGTCTTTTAAATGAGATGGAATTGAAGGGAATGAGGCCTAACCATGTCACATTTGTTGGCCTTTTGTCAGCATGTGCTCACGCTGGTTTAGTAGAGGAAGGCCGTTGGTGTTTTGATATAATGACACGTGTTTACTCAATTGAGCCGTGTGTTTATCACTTTGCTTGTATGGTTGATATACTCAGTCGAGCTGCACTTTTTGACGAGGCAGAAAAGCTTATCAGTGGCATGCCAATGGAGCCGGATGCCTATGTTTGGGGTGCATTGCTTGGTGGTTGTCAAATGCACAAGAATGTAGAGTTAGGGGAGAAGGTTGCTTTGAGATTGATTAATTTGGATCCCCTGAATCATGCTTTATATATCAATCTATGTGATATATATGCTAAAGCTGGTAGATTTGATGAtgtaaagaaaataagaaaCTTTATGCAAGAAAAGGGAATTGTAAAGGACATGCCAGGCTCCAGCAGTATTGAAGTTGATGGTGTTGTTCATGAATTTTCTGTTAGAGGATCACCTGAACTTGTGATGGATGAACTAGTTTGGTTATTGAATGGACTAAAAAATGAGATGAAGATTGGTTTTCAAAGAAATGATTTGGATGTTGAATAA
- the LOC110782420 gene encoding DEAD-box ATP-dependent RNA helicase 7, whose protein sequence is MPSISMMSDAITPETLKKEKKMKSETLDSDDTVVKKEKSSSKKKEKSSSSGKKDKEEKEKKKKRKAVDLDDSSDKSDNSSELVQADDLKPKKAKVMEEAVVEAEDPNSLSNFRISKPLKDVLISKGIKALFPIQAMTFDNVIDGCDLVGRARTGQGKTLAFVLPIVESLVNGRTKDLRRSGHGRLPSVLVLLPTRELATQVLADFQVYGGAVGLTACSVYGGAPFHSQISSLTRGVDIVVGTPGRVKDLLEKGVLKLGSLLFRVLDEADEMLKMGFVDDVELILGKVDDVSKVQTLLFSATLPSWVKQISTRFLKSAKKTVDLVSDQKMKASISVRHIVIPCSASARPDLIPDIIRCYGSGGRSIIFTETKESASQLAGLLTGARPLHGDIQQTQREVTLKGFRTGKFMTLVATNVAARGLDINDVQLIIQCEPPRDVEDYIHRSGRTGRAGNTGVAVMLYDPKRSSVTKIERESGVKFEHLSAPQPVDVAKAVGIEAAAAILQISDSVIPAFKDAAEELLSTSGLSAVDILSKALAKAAGYSDIKERSLLTGMEGYVTLLLDAGRPFYGQSFAYTVLKRFLPATKADSIMGVALTADKSGAVFDVPVDDLETFLVGAENAAGVNLDVVKALPPLEEKVQISRRFGGGGRGGRGGGYGGRGGGYGGGGYGGGGGYGGRGGGYGRR, encoded by the exons ATGCCTTCAATCTCCATGATGTCCGATGCTATCACACCAGAAACCCTAAAAAAGGAGAAGAAGATGAAGTCTGAAACCCTAGATTCCGACGACACCGTCGTCAAGAAGGAAAAGAGCAGCAGCaagaagaaggagaagagtAGTAGTAGCGGTAAAAAGgataaagaagagaaggaaaagaagaagaagcgTAAAGCTGTTGATTTGGATGATTCTTCTGATAAGAGTGATAACAGCTCTGAATTGGTTCAGGCTGATGATTTGAAGCCGAAAAAGGCTAAAGTTATGGAAGAGGCTGTTGTTGAAGCTGAGGACCCTAATTCGCTTTCGAATTTTCGGATTTCGAAGCCGTTGAAGGATGTTTTGATTTCGAAAGGGATTAAGGCGTTGTTTCCTATTCAAGCTATGACGTTTGATAATGTTATTGATGGTTGTGATTTGGTTGGCCGTGCTCGTACTGGTCAG GGAAAAACACTTGCTTTTGTGTTACCAATAGTAGAGTCTCTAGTTAATGGGCGCACCAAAGATTTAAGGAGAAGTGGCCATGGAAGGTTACCGAGTGTCCTGGTTCTTCTGCCCACCAGGGAATTGGCAACTCAG GTGTTGGCTGATTTCCAAGTTTATGGAGGTGCAGTAGGACTTACTGCTTGTAGTGTTTACGGGGGAGCGCCCTTCCATTCTCAGATAAGTAGCTTAACCAGAGGTGTTGATATTGTTGTTGGAACACCTGGCAGAGTGAAG GATCTCTTAGAGAAGGGTGTTCTTAAACTCGGTTCACTTCTATTCCGAGTCCTTGACGAGGCTGATGAGATGTTGAAAATGggttttgttgatgatgttgaATTGATCCTAG GAAAAGTTGACGATGTTAGCAAAGTCCAGACTCTTCTCTTCAGTGCTACCTTGCCCTCCTGGGTCAAGCAG ATATCTACAAGGTTTCTCAAGTCTGCGAAGAAAACCGTAGATCTTGTAAGTGATCAGAAAATGAAGGCCAGTATAAGTGTTAGGCACATTGTCATACCATGTTCTGCCTCTGCAAGGCCTGATCTCATTCCAGATATCATTCGTTGTTATGGCAG TGGAGGCCGTTCAATTATTTTTACCGAGACTAAAGAATCTGCCTCTCAACTTGCTGGGCTATTGACTGGAGCGCGGCCTTTGCATGGAGATATTCAACAAACACAACGAGAG GTAACCCTCAAAGGATTTAGAACTGGAAAATTTATGACCTTGGTTGCAACAAATGTAGCAGCAAGAGGTCTGGATATTAATGATGTGCAGCTAATCATCCAA TGCGAACCTCCCCGCGATGTTGAAGACTACATCCATCGTTCAGGACGAACGGGCAGGGCTG GAAACACGGGAGTTGCTGTTATGCTTTATGATCCAAAGAGGTCTAGTGTCACTAAAATAGAAAGAGAATCTGGTGTGAAGTTTGAGCATTTATCTGCCCCCCAACCCGTTGATGTTGCCAAAGCTGTTGGTATTGAAGCAGCAGCTGCCATCCTCCAAATTTCTGATAG TGTGATTCCCGCTTTCAAGGATGCTGCTGAAGAGCTTTTGAGTACATCTGGTCTATCAGCCGTGGATATACTCTCAAAAGCCCTTGCCAAGGCCGCT GGTTACTCGGATATAAAGGAAAGATCACTTCTAACCGGCATGGAGGGTTATGTAACTCTACTCCTTGATGCAGGAAGACCATTTTATGGACAATC TTTTGCCTACACTGTATTGAAGAGGTTCTTGCCCGCAACAAAAGCTGATTCAATCATGGGGGTTGCACTAACCGCTGACAAGAGTGGTGCCGTTTTCGACGTTCCAGTTGACGATTTGGAAACTTTCCTTGTTG GCGCAGAAAATGCTGCAGGGGTGAACTTGGATGTAGTTAAAGCCTTGCCTCCATTAGAAGAGAAAGTACAAATAAGCAGAAGATTTGGCGGTGGTGGAAGAGGCGGCCGTGGTGGCGGATATGGAGGACGTGGTGGTGGATATGGTGGTGGAGGATATGGTGGTGGAGGAGGATATGGAGGACGTGGTGGTGGATATGGTCGTCGTTAA